The Excalfactoria chinensis isolate bCotChi1 chromosome 10, bCotChi1.hap2, whole genome shotgun sequence genome has a segment encoding these proteins:
- the BNC1 gene encoding zinc finger protein basonuclin-1 isoform X2, whose amino-acid sequence MENAIRCTLVSCSCQCFKPGKINQRQCDQCRHGWVAHALSKLRIPNLYPSSQVEIVQSNVVFDISSLMLYGTQAIPVRLKILLDRLFSVLKQEEVIQILHALDWTLQDYIRGYVLQDASGKVLDHWSIMTNDEELATLQQFLRFGETKSIVELMAIQEKEGQSIIIPPPTANLDIRAFIESCNQHSPNFSASLDKMSPTNIHPFENIVNNMAFMLPFQFFSPVPPPLIGSPPERHLIEQGQDHSSETKQDIHLPFTESSFLTSSSAPFQVENERIINGPDVTAKTEDDALLSDSGSHNTAAKLEMTALSPETKMKSVEKNGTGPRKGRVFCTACEKTFYDKGTLKIHYNAVHLKIKHKCTIEGCNMVFSSLRSRNRHSANPNPRLHMPMNRNNRDKDLRNGLTIAGPGDSKRTEFTILAPDSRTITSYASSCTDAKGQAGFPSIGQNGVLFPNLKTVQPVLPFYRSPVTPAELANTPGTLPSLPLVSSSIPEQLVSNELPFDVLPKKKSRKSSMPIKIEKEVVETPHESSDVASSEDDTRLQVVSDGELESCEHKIEKQVSGGVESHPHSGNSWKSVSGVEGPKYFESVFAPDNQYIKDISENELHHCEKEVKPEENQPLKIVSHEIVYEDPIHHHNDVIKPVTESPIYVKEQSKRRISKDDCPELQHHLLTGGFFSTLSNRGAAIACFEDSKDMDHVSQHALGIQKEESRFHCDICKKTFKNPYSVKMHFKNVHLKEMHICTVEGCNAAFPSRRSRDRHSSNLNLHHKLLTKDTLEFNNHFNATYLLKDMAKEFCQDVSLKQHVGHTSVIFKGMNRTGSLVFPMSKIREPCSESYGYDPLNDGAVLDLSTTSSIKSESSAHSSWDSDGGSEVCTMPLDDSDESCEGPSLMPSDELYQDCNLIEKANENFINLPSSLPITCHICQKSYSNKGTFRAHYKTVHLRQLHKCKIPGCNTMISSVRSRNRHSQNPNLHKSLAESPTSLQ is encoded by the exons GCTATCCGATGCACTCTGGTGAGCTGTAGTTGTCAGTGTTTCAAACCTGGGAAAATAAATCAGCGACAATGTGACCAGTGTCGGCATGGATGGGTAGCACATG CCCTGAGCAAACTAAGAATTCCCAACCTCTATCCATCAAGCCAGGTGGAAATAGTTCAATCCAATGTGGTCTTTGATATCAGTAGCCTCATGCTGTATGGAACCCAAGCTATTCCTGTGCGCCTTAAAATTCTGCTGGATCGGCTTTTCAGTGTTCTGAAGCAGGAAGAGGTGATACAGATTCTCCATGCTCTGGATTGGACACTGCAGGATTATATACGTGGATATGTGCTGCAG gATGCTTCAGGAAAGGTGCTGGATCATTGGAGCATAATGACCAATGATGAAGAACTGGCTACTTTGCAGCAATTTCTTCGTTTTGGAGAAACTAAGTCCATTGTAGAGTTAATGGCAATTCAGGAGAAAGAAGGGCAATCAATTATAATACCACCACCTACTGCTAATTTGGATATTAGGGCATTCATAGAGAGCTGCAATCAACACAGCCCtaatttttctgcttccttggaCAAAATGAGCCCCACCAACATACATCCCTTTGAGAATATTGTGAATAACATGGCTTTCATGCTGCCGTTCCAGTTTTTCAGTCCAGTGCCTCCACCTTTAATAGGTTCACCACCAGAAAGACACTTGATTGAGCAGGGTCAAGACCATAGCAGTGAAACTAAACAAGATATCCACCTACCTTTCACTGAAAGCAGCTTCCTAACTTCTAGTTCTGCACCATTTCAAGTTGAAAATGAGAGGATCATAAATGGTCCGGATGTCACCGCTAAGACAGAAGATGATGCCCTTTTAAGCGATTCAGGTTCACATAATACAGCAGCAAAGCTTGAAATGACAGCACTCTCTCCAGAAACCAAAATGAAGTCTGTTGAAAAGAATGGCACTGGGCCAAGGAAAGGGCGTGTTTTCTGCACTGCGTgtgaaaagacattttatgaCAAAGGTactttgaaaatacattatAATGCTGTTCATCTGAAGATAAAGCACAAGTGTACAATTGAGGGCTGCAATATGGTATTTAGCTCTCTGCGTAGTCGAAATCGTCATAGTGCGAATCCTAACCCCAGACTCCATATGCCaatgaacagaaataacagGGACAAAGATCTGAGAAATGGTTTGACAATTGCTGGACCTGGAGATAGTAAAAGGACGGAATTTACAATCTTAGCTCCGGATAGCAGAACAATTACCAGTTATGCCAGCTCTTGCACAGATGCaaagggccaggctggatttcCTAGTATTGGACAGAACGGTGTCCTCTTTCCAAATCTGAAAACAGTACAGcctgttcttcctttctatCGTAGTCCAGTTACACCAGCTGAGCTAGCTAATACTCCAGGTactcttccttctctgcctcTTGTTTCTTCCTCAATACCAGAGCAGCTTGTTTCAAATGAATTGCCATTTGATGTGCTACCCAAGAAGAAATCTCGTAAATCGAGTATGCCTATTAAGATAGAGAAAGAAGTTGTTGAAACACCTCATGAAAGTAGTGATGTTGCCAGTTCTGAAGATGATACACGTCTGCAAGTGGTAAGCGATGGAGAGCTTGAGTCCTGTGAGCATAAGATAGAGAAGCAGGTGTCCGGCGGGGTGGAAAGTCACCCCCATTCAGGTAATTCATGGAAATCTGTCTCTGGGGTAGAGGGCCCAAAGTATTTTGAGTCTGTCTTTGCGCCAGATAACCAATACATCAAGGATATCTCTGAGAATGAATTACATCACTGTGAGAAAGAGGTTAAACCAGAAGAAAATCAACCATTAAAAATAGTTTCCCATGAGATTGTATATGAAGATCCAATACACCACCACAATGATGTTATAAAACCGGTGACTGAATCCCCCATATATGTTAAAGAGCAGTCAAAACGCAGGATTTCTAAAGATGACTGCCCTGAATTGCAACACCACTTGCTGACCGGGGGCTTTTTCAGCACTTTGTCAAACAGGGGTGCTGCCATTGCTTGTTTTGAAGACTCTAAAGATATGGATCATGTCAGCCAACATGCACTAGGGattcagaaggaagaaagccGCTTTCATTGTGACATCTGTAAGAAGACTTTTAAAAACCCTTACAgtgtaaaaatgcattttaaaaatgtacatCTCAAAGAAATGCATATTTGCACAGTTGAGGGCTGTAATGCTGCTTTCCCTTCTCGTAGAAGTCGAGACAG ACATAGTTCAAACCTAAATCTTCATCATAAGCTTCTGACTAAAGATACACTGGAGTTCAACAACCATTTCAATGCAACATACCTCTTGAAAGACATGGCTAAGGAGTTTTGTCAAGATGTCTCTTTAAAACAACATGTTGGACATACTTCTGTAATCTTCAAAGGAATGAACAGAACAGGCAGCTTGGTTTTTCCAATGAGCAAAATTAGAGAACCCTGTTCTGAGAGTTACGGATACGATCCATTGAATGATGGAGCTGTTCTGGATCTAAGCACTACTTCCAGCATTAAATCTGAGAGCAGTGCTCATTCTTCTTGGGATTCTGATGGAGGAAGTGAAGTGTGCACCATGCCCTTGGACGATAGTGATGAAAGCTGTGAAGGACCCAGCCTAATGCCCAGTGATGAACTCTACCAAGACTGTAATTTAATTGAGAAAGCTAATGAGAACTTTATAAATTTACCTTCCAGTTTGCCAATAACTTGTCACATATGTCAAAAATCTTACAGTAATAAGGGAACTTTCAGGGCTCACTACAAAACTGTGCATCTCCGCCAGCTCCACAAATGCAAAATCCCAGGTTGCAACACCATGATTTCTTCTGTTCGCAGTCGGAACAGGCACAGTCAAAACCCTAATCTGCATAAAAGTCTGGCTGAGTCTCCAACTAGCCTACAGTAA
- the BNC1 gene encoding zinc finger protein basonuclin-1 isoform X1 encodes MSEAIRCTLVSCSCQCFKPGKINQRQCDQCRHGWVAHALSKLRIPNLYPSSQVEIVQSNVVFDISSLMLYGTQAIPVRLKILLDRLFSVLKQEEVIQILHALDWTLQDYIRGYVLQDASGKVLDHWSIMTNDEELATLQQFLRFGETKSIVELMAIQEKEGQSIIIPPPTANLDIRAFIESCNQHSPNFSASLDKMSPTNIHPFENIVNNMAFMLPFQFFSPVPPPLIGSPPERHLIEQGQDHSSETKQDIHLPFTESSFLTSSSAPFQVENERIINGPDVTAKTEDDALLSDSGSHNTAAKLEMTALSPETKMKSVEKNGTGPRKGRVFCTACEKTFYDKGTLKIHYNAVHLKIKHKCTIEGCNMVFSSLRSRNRHSANPNPRLHMPMNRNNRDKDLRNGLTIAGPGDSKRTEFTILAPDSRTITSYASSCTDAKGQAGFPSIGQNGVLFPNLKTVQPVLPFYRSPVTPAELANTPGTLPSLPLVSSSIPEQLVSNELPFDVLPKKKSRKSSMPIKIEKEVVETPHESSDVASSEDDTRLQVVSDGELESCEHKIEKQVSGGVESHPHSGNSWKSVSGVEGPKYFESVFAPDNQYIKDISENELHHCEKEVKPEENQPLKIVSHEIVYEDPIHHHNDVIKPVTESPIYVKEQSKRRISKDDCPELQHHLLTGGFFSTLSNRGAAIACFEDSKDMDHVSQHALGIQKEESRFHCDICKKTFKNPYSVKMHFKNVHLKEMHICTVEGCNAAFPSRRSRDRHSSNLNLHHKLLTKDTLEFNNHFNATYLLKDMAKEFCQDVSLKQHVGHTSVIFKGMNRTGSLVFPMSKIREPCSESYGYDPLNDGAVLDLSTTSSIKSESSAHSSWDSDGGSEVCTMPLDDSDESCEGPSLMPSDELYQDCNLIEKANENFINLPSSLPITCHICQKSYSNKGTFRAHYKTVHLRQLHKCKIPGCNTMISSVRSRNRHSQNPNLHKSLAESPTSLQ; translated from the exons GCTATCCGATGCACTCTGGTGAGCTGTAGTTGTCAGTGTTTCAAACCTGGGAAAATAAATCAGCGACAATGTGACCAGTGTCGGCATGGATGGGTAGCACATG CCCTGAGCAAACTAAGAATTCCCAACCTCTATCCATCAAGCCAGGTGGAAATAGTTCAATCCAATGTGGTCTTTGATATCAGTAGCCTCATGCTGTATGGAACCCAAGCTATTCCTGTGCGCCTTAAAATTCTGCTGGATCGGCTTTTCAGTGTTCTGAAGCAGGAAGAGGTGATACAGATTCTCCATGCTCTGGATTGGACACTGCAGGATTATATACGTGGATATGTGCTGCAG gATGCTTCAGGAAAGGTGCTGGATCATTGGAGCATAATGACCAATGATGAAGAACTGGCTACTTTGCAGCAATTTCTTCGTTTTGGAGAAACTAAGTCCATTGTAGAGTTAATGGCAATTCAGGAGAAAGAAGGGCAATCAATTATAATACCACCACCTACTGCTAATTTGGATATTAGGGCATTCATAGAGAGCTGCAATCAACACAGCCCtaatttttctgcttccttggaCAAAATGAGCCCCACCAACATACATCCCTTTGAGAATATTGTGAATAACATGGCTTTCATGCTGCCGTTCCAGTTTTTCAGTCCAGTGCCTCCACCTTTAATAGGTTCACCACCAGAAAGACACTTGATTGAGCAGGGTCAAGACCATAGCAGTGAAACTAAACAAGATATCCACCTACCTTTCACTGAAAGCAGCTTCCTAACTTCTAGTTCTGCACCATTTCAAGTTGAAAATGAGAGGATCATAAATGGTCCGGATGTCACCGCTAAGACAGAAGATGATGCCCTTTTAAGCGATTCAGGTTCACATAATACAGCAGCAAAGCTTGAAATGACAGCACTCTCTCCAGAAACCAAAATGAAGTCTGTTGAAAAGAATGGCACTGGGCCAAGGAAAGGGCGTGTTTTCTGCACTGCGTgtgaaaagacattttatgaCAAAGGTactttgaaaatacattatAATGCTGTTCATCTGAAGATAAAGCACAAGTGTACAATTGAGGGCTGCAATATGGTATTTAGCTCTCTGCGTAGTCGAAATCGTCATAGTGCGAATCCTAACCCCAGACTCCATATGCCaatgaacagaaataacagGGACAAAGATCTGAGAAATGGTTTGACAATTGCTGGACCTGGAGATAGTAAAAGGACGGAATTTACAATCTTAGCTCCGGATAGCAGAACAATTACCAGTTATGCCAGCTCTTGCACAGATGCaaagggccaggctggatttcCTAGTATTGGACAGAACGGTGTCCTCTTTCCAAATCTGAAAACAGTACAGcctgttcttcctttctatCGTAGTCCAGTTACACCAGCTGAGCTAGCTAATACTCCAGGTactcttccttctctgcctcTTGTTTCTTCCTCAATACCAGAGCAGCTTGTTTCAAATGAATTGCCATTTGATGTGCTACCCAAGAAGAAATCTCGTAAATCGAGTATGCCTATTAAGATAGAGAAAGAAGTTGTTGAAACACCTCATGAAAGTAGTGATGTTGCCAGTTCTGAAGATGATACACGTCTGCAAGTGGTAAGCGATGGAGAGCTTGAGTCCTGTGAGCATAAGATAGAGAAGCAGGTGTCCGGCGGGGTGGAAAGTCACCCCCATTCAGGTAATTCATGGAAATCTGTCTCTGGGGTAGAGGGCCCAAAGTATTTTGAGTCTGTCTTTGCGCCAGATAACCAATACATCAAGGATATCTCTGAGAATGAATTACATCACTGTGAGAAAGAGGTTAAACCAGAAGAAAATCAACCATTAAAAATAGTTTCCCATGAGATTGTATATGAAGATCCAATACACCACCACAATGATGTTATAAAACCGGTGACTGAATCCCCCATATATGTTAAAGAGCAGTCAAAACGCAGGATTTCTAAAGATGACTGCCCTGAATTGCAACACCACTTGCTGACCGGGGGCTTTTTCAGCACTTTGTCAAACAGGGGTGCTGCCATTGCTTGTTTTGAAGACTCTAAAGATATGGATCATGTCAGCCAACATGCACTAGGGattcagaaggaagaaagccGCTTTCATTGTGACATCTGTAAGAAGACTTTTAAAAACCCTTACAgtgtaaaaatgcattttaaaaatgtacatCTCAAAGAAATGCATATTTGCACAGTTGAGGGCTGTAATGCTGCTTTCCCTTCTCGTAGAAGTCGAGACAG ACATAGTTCAAACCTAAATCTTCATCATAAGCTTCTGACTAAAGATACACTGGAGTTCAACAACCATTTCAATGCAACATACCTCTTGAAAGACATGGCTAAGGAGTTTTGTCAAGATGTCTCTTTAAAACAACATGTTGGACATACTTCTGTAATCTTCAAAGGAATGAACAGAACAGGCAGCTTGGTTTTTCCAATGAGCAAAATTAGAGAACCCTGTTCTGAGAGTTACGGATACGATCCATTGAATGATGGAGCTGTTCTGGATCTAAGCACTACTTCCAGCATTAAATCTGAGAGCAGTGCTCATTCTTCTTGGGATTCTGATGGAGGAAGTGAAGTGTGCACCATGCCCTTGGACGATAGTGATGAAAGCTGTGAAGGACCCAGCCTAATGCCCAGTGATGAACTCTACCAAGACTGTAATTTAATTGAGAAAGCTAATGAGAACTTTATAAATTTACCTTCCAGTTTGCCAATAACTTGTCACATATGTCAAAAATCTTACAGTAATAAGGGAACTTTCAGGGCTCACTACAAAACTGTGCATCTCCGCCAGCTCCACAAATGCAAAATCCCAGGTTGCAACACCATGATTTCTTCTGTTCGCAGTCGGAACAGGCACAGTCAAAACCCTAATCTGCATAAAAGTCTGGCTGAGTCTCCAACTAGCCTACAGTAA